A genomic window from Anticarsia gemmatalis isolate Benzon Research Colony breed Stoneville strain chromosome 6, ilAntGemm2 primary, whole genome shotgun sequence includes:
- the LOC142973572 gene encoding uncharacterized protein LOC142973572 isoform X2, with protein sequence MKWSSQLATFAQRWADQCDPTLHPDKEDICRDLENKKVGQNIASVTGPSPGLNVKSFVEMWFMQILDYPGTVTYYNRTQNFRTRYFTQLIWAETEYVGCGKVKFYLNRNNITIERLVCNFSPKGNINGKPVYAIGYAGTQCDSNMIPDQVYKGLCKHEDTETPIKLTSQTSTVSSLLRILNLSNDSVPHEIDPIRNNLKQTNLKNDKQRNQKIRHVISNNSFVAARRTPIRKQNIRKSLLQNMSRNMNDDEYLYQHDRGHSRLYHGYEESSKHDAPSIFPVTSYFQGNNQNYRRFDYTNSAASGNSSPNYRKFYQSHECTRKLEHRCEDHCDIHCDKHNDCCGSHQCASGHHHCHHHCTQCQSETFTNPIVPEELCPCTLACPTICPPPPIPPPPFPPRPFPTPAFPPPPFPPSPFWPPIDGCNLNCQCLHHMHRRVGDFNDETRRSNTFQPFNNIPNMVKSANHKTTAESSSPQNLKQLHDSISGEDYKNDNERKEPNPQEQLMEDDVVHSKYNMQDRDYLYRSFDSSLRKKRQLEQEKAIKPFWKMHHFINKKIPEVKTIKYTTLRNRKNQKTLQAVTIAVFPESNAEDYSNEENEEGQQSTEKYLSFDELMYLRKFSDSYMDYNLRRNQNKGKTTTKKKAAKQVKQATTAKKLSGKSNTKATTKAPPKGTTKATTKATAKGATKATTKPTQKGTTKAPAATTKAPAATTKAPPATTKAPASTAATKASATTEYTANTPFERKKHCTRKLTCTWTSFTGGSGGGGGGGGGGGGGGGGGGDYDDPNTRTPPNFVDGCTRTSTCTRPFMDKNKEASTTGVPDDGGGGGGGGGDGGGNADGADGSDDDGDYCERRSLKVHKRSCNSTTKRANHDLLTNNNGDVDNLSDSVSKIQNCTCNRKLRIKRKETLASQDGAKVLSYTDLYYMVLNKIIKAKKSESCNAKKCPCSGTITLIHVSCLYFVLVLFIMYFII encoded by the exons ATG aaaTGGTCGTCTCAATTAGCCACTTTTGCACAACGTTGGGCGGATCAATGCGATCCAACTCTACATCCAGATAAAGAGGACATTTGCAGAGATTTAG agAACAAAAAAGTTGGTCAGAACATTGCAAGCGTCACAGGACCTTCGCCAGGACTAAATGTAAAGAGCTTTGTCGAGATGTGGTTCATGCAAATATTGGATTACCCTGGAACTGTCACGTACTACAATCG GACTCAGAATTTTAGGACGAGATACTTCACACAACTAATATGGGCTGAAACCGAATATGTCGGATGTGGCAAAGTgaaattttat ctaaacagaaataatattacaatagagAGGCTTGTATGCAACTTTTCGCCTAAAGGTAACATCAACGGCAAGCCGGTGTATGCGATCGGATATGCTGGGACTCAATGCGACAGTAATATGATTCCTGATCAAGTCTACAAAGGTTTATGTAAACATGAAGATACAGAGACAC CAATTAAATTAACTTCTCAAACATCTACAGTGAGCAGTTTACTTAGGATCCTTAACTTATCAAATGACTCTGTGCCGCATGAGATAGACCCTAttcgtaataatttaaaacaaacaaacctcAAGAATGATAAGCAAAGGAATCAAAAGATAAGACATGTCATATCAAATAATAGTTTCG TCGCAGCAAGGCGTACTCCGATACGGAAGCAAAATATTAGAAAGAGTCTTCTCCAGAATATGTCAAGAAATATGAATGACGACGAATACCTCTACCAACACGATAGAGGGCATTCACGTTTATATCACGGATACGAAGAGTCATCAAAACACGATGCCCCTTCTATATTTCCAGTAACATCTTATTTTCAAGGAAACAACCAAAATTACAGAAGATTTGATTATACCAACTCAGCTGCAAGTGGAAATTCAAGTCCTAACTACCGAAAATTTTACCAAAGTCACGAATGTACGCGCAAATTAGAACATCGCTGCGAAGACCACTGTGATATCCATTGTGACAAACACAATGACTGCTGTGGCTCTCATCAATGTGCAAGCGGACATCATCATTGTCATCACCACTGTACTCAATGTCAAAGCGAAACATTTACGAATCCTATAGTTCCCGAAGAGTTGTGCCCCTGTACTTTAGCATGTCCAACTATATGCCCTCCTCCACCAATCCCGCCGCCACCTTTCCCACCTCGACCTTTTCCGACTCCGGCTTTCCCACCGCCTCCGTTCCCGCCCTCACCTTTTTGGCCGCCAATTGATGGTTGCAATTTAAATTGTCAATGTTTACACCACATGCACAGGCGGGTAGGTGACTTCAATGACGAAACTAGAAGATCAAATACGTTTCAGCCGTTTAATAATATACCAAATATGGTAAAAAGTGCCAATCACAAGACAACCGCAGAATCGTCTTCGCCTCAAAATTTGAAGCAACTTCACGACTCCATAAGCGGCGAAGACTACAAAAATGATAATGAAAGAAAAGAACCGAATCCTCAGGAACAATTAATGGAAGATGACGTAGTCCATTCAAAGTACAATATGCAGGATCGTGACTACTTATATCGTTCCTTTGATTCCAGCCTAAGGAAAAAACGTCAACTGGAACAAGAAAAGGCTATAAAACCTTTTTGGAAAATGCAtcactttattaacaaaaaaatacctgaAGTAAAAACCATAAAATACACTACGCTGCGAAATAGAAAAAATCAAAAGACTTTACAAGCTGTAACAATAGCCGTTTTTCCCGAATCTAATGCTGAAGACTATTCTAATGAGGAAAACGAAGAAGGTCAGCAGTCTACAGAAAAATACTTATCGTTTGACGAACTAATGTATCTAAGAAAATTCAGCGACAGCTACATGGATTACAATCTTCGTAGAAATCAAAATAAAGGTAAAACTACTACAAAAAAGAAAGCCGCAAAACAAGTCAAGCAAGCAACAACAGCTAAAAAACTGTCAGGAAAATCTAATACCAAAGCCACCACAAAAGCTCCCCCTAAAGGCACCACAAAGGCTACCACGAAAGCCACCGCGAAAGGCGCCACGAAAGCCACCACAAAACCTACCCAGAAAGGTACAACGAAGGCGCCAGCGGCTACAACTAAAGCACCAGCAGCTACTACTAAAGCACCACCGGCAACCACAAAAGCCCCGGCTTCCACTGCAGCTACAAAAGCTTCCGCAACAACAGAATATACAGCAAATACCCCATTCGAACGGAAAAAACACTGTACGCGTAAACTAACATGCACATGGACATCATTTACAGGCGGCAGTGGCGGCGGCGGTGGTGGTGGaggcgggggcggcggcggcggcggcggcggcggcgactATGACGATCCGAACACTAGAACACCGCCTAATTTTGTCGACGGCTGTACTCGGACTTCTACTTGTACCCGGCCATTTATGGACAAAAACAAAGAGGCCTCAACGACTGGTGTACCAGACGACGGAGGTGGTGGAGGTGGTGGCGGCGGTGACGGTGGCGGCAATGCTGATGGGGCTGATGGATCTGATGATGATGGAGATTATTGCGAACGACGATCTCTTAAAGTTCATAAGCGAAGTTGTAACTCAACTACCAAACGTGCAAATCATGACCTATTAACTAATAACAATGGCGACGTAGATAATCTATCTGATAGTGtctcaaaaatacaaaattgtactTGTAACAGAAAActaagaataaaaagaaaagaaacacTAGCGTCACAAGATGGTGCTAAAGTTTTATCTTACACCGATCTTTACTATAtggtgttaaataaaataataaaagcaaaaaagaGTGAGTCATGTAATGCAAAAAAATGTCCCTGTAGTGGCACAATCACACTTATTCATGTttcatgtttgtattttgttttagtgttatttataatgtatttcaTTATCTAG
- the LOC142973572 gene encoding uncharacterized protein LOC142973572 isoform X1: MIIVKFIVLFGCISVFSALQTYYCEICSNHTLCQYKIPGPSAACDSYNSSALLSSQDIVELVAKINEKRNFIAMGHSKILPQAANMKKIKWSSQLATFAQRWADQCDPTLHPDKEDICRDLENKKVGQNIASVTGPSPGLNVKSFVEMWFMQILDYPGTVTYYNRTQNFRTRYFTQLIWAETEYVGCGKVKFYLNRNNITIERLVCNFSPKGNINGKPVYAIGYAGTQCDSNMIPDQVYKGLCKHEDTETPIKLTSQTSTVSSLLRILNLSNDSVPHEIDPIRNNLKQTNLKNDKQRNQKIRHVISNNSFVAARRTPIRKQNIRKSLLQNMSRNMNDDEYLYQHDRGHSRLYHGYEESSKHDAPSIFPVTSYFQGNNQNYRRFDYTNSAASGNSSPNYRKFYQSHECTRKLEHRCEDHCDIHCDKHNDCCGSHQCASGHHHCHHHCTQCQSETFTNPIVPEELCPCTLACPTICPPPPIPPPPFPPRPFPTPAFPPPPFPPSPFWPPIDGCNLNCQCLHHMHRRVGDFNDETRRSNTFQPFNNIPNMVKSANHKTTAESSSPQNLKQLHDSISGEDYKNDNERKEPNPQEQLMEDDVVHSKYNMQDRDYLYRSFDSSLRKKRQLEQEKAIKPFWKMHHFINKKIPEVKTIKYTTLRNRKNQKTLQAVTIAVFPESNAEDYSNEENEEGQQSTEKYLSFDELMYLRKFSDSYMDYNLRRNQNKGKTTTKKKAAKQVKQATTAKKLSGKSNTKATTKAPPKGTTKATTKATAKGATKATTKPTQKGTTKAPAATTKAPAATTKAPPATTKAPASTAATKASATTEYTANTPFERKKHCTRKLTCTWTSFTGGSGGGGGGGGGGGGGGGGGGDYDDPNTRTPPNFVDGCTRTSTCTRPFMDKNKEASTTGVPDDGGGGGGGGGDGGGNADGADGSDDDGDYCERRSLKVHKRSCNSTTKRANHDLLTNNNGDVDNLSDSVSKIQNCTCNRKLRIKRKETLASQDGAKVLSYTDLYYMVLNKIIKAKKSESCNAKKCPCSGTITLIHVSCLYFVLVLFIMYFII; encoded by the exons atgataattgtgAAATTCATTGTATTGTTCGGATGTATCAGTGTTTTTAGTGCGCTGCAGACGTATTATTGTGAAATATGTTCCAACCACACACTCTGTCAATACAAA ATTCCGGGCCCTAGTGCAGCATGCGATTCATACAACAGTTCAGCGTTACTCTCAAGTCAAGATATTGTAGAATTAGTCGCAAAAATTAATGAGAAAAGGAACTTTATAGCAATGGGCCACTCTAAAATCTTACCTCAAGCGGCTAACATGAAGAAAATA aaaTGGTCGTCTCAATTAGCCACTTTTGCACAACGTTGGGCGGATCAATGCGATCCAACTCTACATCCAGATAAAGAGGACATTTGCAGAGATTTAG agAACAAAAAAGTTGGTCAGAACATTGCAAGCGTCACAGGACCTTCGCCAGGACTAAATGTAAAGAGCTTTGTCGAGATGTGGTTCATGCAAATATTGGATTACCCTGGAACTGTCACGTACTACAATCG GACTCAGAATTTTAGGACGAGATACTTCACACAACTAATATGGGCTGAAACCGAATATGTCGGATGTGGCAAAGTgaaattttat ctaaacagaaataatattacaatagagAGGCTTGTATGCAACTTTTCGCCTAAAGGTAACATCAACGGCAAGCCGGTGTATGCGATCGGATATGCTGGGACTCAATGCGACAGTAATATGATTCCTGATCAAGTCTACAAAGGTTTATGTAAACATGAAGATACAGAGACAC CAATTAAATTAACTTCTCAAACATCTACAGTGAGCAGTTTACTTAGGATCCTTAACTTATCAAATGACTCTGTGCCGCATGAGATAGACCCTAttcgtaataatttaaaacaaacaaacctcAAGAATGATAAGCAAAGGAATCAAAAGATAAGACATGTCATATCAAATAATAGTTTCG TCGCAGCAAGGCGTACTCCGATACGGAAGCAAAATATTAGAAAGAGTCTTCTCCAGAATATGTCAAGAAATATGAATGACGACGAATACCTCTACCAACACGATAGAGGGCATTCACGTTTATATCACGGATACGAAGAGTCATCAAAACACGATGCCCCTTCTATATTTCCAGTAACATCTTATTTTCAAGGAAACAACCAAAATTACAGAAGATTTGATTATACCAACTCAGCTGCAAGTGGAAATTCAAGTCCTAACTACCGAAAATTTTACCAAAGTCACGAATGTACGCGCAAATTAGAACATCGCTGCGAAGACCACTGTGATATCCATTGTGACAAACACAATGACTGCTGTGGCTCTCATCAATGTGCAAGCGGACATCATCATTGTCATCACCACTGTACTCAATGTCAAAGCGAAACATTTACGAATCCTATAGTTCCCGAAGAGTTGTGCCCCTGTACTTTAGCATGTCCAACTATATGCCCTCCTCCACCAATCCCGCCGCCACCTTTCCCACCTCGACCTTTTCCGACTCCGGCTTTCCCACCGCCTCCGTTCCCGCCCTCACCTTTTTGGCCGCCAATTGATGGTTGCAATTTAAATTGTCAATGTTTACACCACATGCACAGGCGGGTAGGTGACTTCAATGACGAAACTAGAAGATCAAATACGTTTCAGCCGTTTAATAATATACCAAATATGGTAAAAAGTGCCAATCACAAGACAACCGCAGAATCGTCTTCGCCTCAAAATTTGAAGCAACTTCACGACTCCATAAGCGGCGAAGACTACAAAAATGATAATGAAAGAAAAGAACCGAATCCTCAGGAACAATTAATGGAAGATGACGTAGTCCATTCAAAGTACAATATGCAGGATCGTGACTACTTATATCGTTCCTTTGATTCCAGCCTAAGGAAAAAACGTCAACTGGAACAAGAAAAGGCTATAAAACCTTTTTGGAAAATGCAtcactttattaacaaaaaaatacctgaAGTAAAAACCATAAAATACACTACGCTGCGAAATAGAAAAAATCAAAAGACTTTACAAGCTGTAACAATAGCCGTTTTTCCCGAATCTAATGCTGAAGACTATTCTAATGAGGAAAACGAAGAAGGTCAGCAGTCTACAGAAAAATACTTATCGTTTGACGAACTAATGTATCTAAGAAAATTCAGCGACAGCTACATGGATTACAATCTTCGTAGAAATCAAAATAAAGGTAAAACTACTACAAAAAAGAAAGCCGCAAAACAAGTCAAGCAAGCAACAACAGCTAAAAAACTGTCAGGAAAATCTAATACCAAAGCCACCACAAAAGCTCCCCCTAAAGGCACCACAAAGGCTACCACGAAAGCCACCGCGAAAGGCGCCACGAAAGCCACCACAAAACCTACCCAGAAAGGTACAACGAAGGCGCCAGCGGCTACAACTAAAGCACCAGCAGCTACTACTAAAGCACCACCGGCAACCACAAAAGCCCCGGCTTCCACTGCAGCTACAAAAGCTTCCGCAACAACAGAATATACAGCAAATACCCCATTCGAACGGAAAAAACACTGTACGCGTAAACTAACATGCACATGGACATCATTTACAGGCGGCAGTGGCGGCGGCGGTGGTGGTGGaggcgggggcggcggcggcggcggcggcggcggcgactATGACGATCCGAACACTAGAACACCGCCTAATTTTGTCGACGGCTGTACTCGGACTTCTACTTGTACCCGGCCATTTATGGACAAAAACAAAGAGGCCTCAACGACTGGTGTACCAGACGACGGAGGTGGTGGAGGTGGTGGCGGCGGTGACGGTGGCGGCAATGCTGATGGGGCTGATGGATCTGATGATGATGGAGATTATTGCGAACGACGATCTCTTAAAGTTCATAAGCGAAGTTGTAACTCAACTACCAAACGTGCAAATCATGACCTATTAACTAATAACAATGGCGACGTAGATAATCTATCTGATAGTGtctcaaaaatacaaaattgtactTGTAACAGAAAActaagaataaaaagaaaagaaacacTAGCGTCACAAGATGGTGCTAAAGTTTTATCTTACACCGATCTTTACTATAtggtgttaaataaaataataaaagcaaaaaagaGTGAGTCATGTAATGCAAAAAAATGTCCCTGTAGTGGCACAATCACACTTATTCATGTttcatgtttgtattttgttttagtgttatttataatgtatttcaTTATCTAG
- the LOC142973820 gene encoding uncharacterized protein LOC142973820 — MFFVFHILIIINYVSNSNNFVLKRLNHGVARDTKQKENHMIWQDVQNNKRKSTTLTSLFETKSILSNTSSPNLKVNMFDKRLSDEMLSIRQNIFGRDVSHISTRFQSTKNNIEPTLEIKVKQKWPLVELLANQDEAIDDFDFRHLLSEENYNMSVDTNVPIKEGQEQVRDNQTKNKIVDLRSLANPAPVDISNQRQGDGNNLVNDLIDDLSMLYPGSVIRNCYCSSSSHGI; from the exons ATGTTTTTtgtgtttcatattttaataattataaattatgtttccaattcaaataactttgttttaaaaagattaaatcATGGCGTTGCCCGAGATACAAAGCAGAAAGAAAACCATATGATTTGGCAAG atgtgcaaaataataaacgtaaatCGACGACACTGACATCCCTGTTTGAGACAAAAAGCATTTTATCAAATACAAGTAGCCCAAACTTGAAAGTAAATATGTTCGATAAAAGACTATCCgatgaaatgttgtcaattaGGCAAAACATTTTTGGAAGAGACGTTTCCCATATTTCCACAAGATTTCaaagtactaaaaataatatagaaccCACACTTGagattaaagtaaaacaaaaatggcCACTTGTAGAACTTCTTGCCAATCAAGATGAAGCTATTGATGACTTCGACTTTAGACATTTACTTTCTGAAGAAAATTATAACATGTCTGTGGATACAAACGTTCCTATTAAAGAAGGCCAGGAACAAGTACGAGACAatcaaaccaaaaataaaatagtcgaCTTAAGAAGCTTAGCGAATCCTGCCCCAGTGGATATAAGTAATCAGCGTCAAG GGGACGGTAATAACTTGGTTAACGATTTGATAGATGATTTATCTATGTTATATCCGGGCTCTGTTATAAGGAACTGTTATTGCTCTTCGTCGTCTCATG